cagttgttttagctaatgagcgcgacaccttacgccatgctgatccccgaataagggatctcaatttagAGATAAGACAAATGGTAAAGCAACATATACGGACAAAATAGATAGAACATCTGCCTCTCCACCCACGTGAGTAAGCTTTAGACTATTGTCCAGGATTTGTGTAATTCGAAGAGACATTATGACCGAGTTGAAATATTCTCGGACCCAAAGAAGTGcacgagctattttagccggcaattTATACGGCACCTCTCGATAGACAACACACAACCCGTGAGTAGTTTCAGAGTCCATTGACCCAAGTGGAATTAACATGCTGATGCTAAAATCTATGCTCGACGGGAATAAGCTACTTCAAcaaggtcctcaacctgtcgctgaccactcatcaaatacccgatgtgtggaaaatcggaagagtggtcccactactgaaacctgggaaattCGCCAACAAAGTGGAGTCCTATCGTCCAATAGCTCTCTTTTTTCCAATAGTTAAGACACTTCAGGTCTTTCCCCCTTGCCGCCCCTCATGCACCACCTGAGTTAGATAAACCCAGATAGTTCATGGCCTCAACCAAAAATCACCCCGAGAGAagacgatcctcgtagcgttggacttatCAAAAGCCTTTGACACAATCAATCATACAACGCTACTTGGAAACATCGGAAAATCAACGCGACAGGTTTTACTTCATTTATACTCAGTTTAGTTTGACATTTCGTAATTAACATAGTTACTCCGAAACAAGATGGCCACCGATCCAGATTTTCGCAAAAAAGTTTcgttaatatacaaaattgtcgTATTTGGAATGATGATAAACCACAAGCCATTGTTGAAAAGCCTTTACATCTTTAAATAGTCACTATTTGACGTGTTCTTGGAACATACGGAATCATTGATTCACATTTCTTCTAAATTAAGGACAAACTTTATGTTACACagagccatgattaatgactttttcttACCTCAATTGAAGAatgttgatgtggacgaccTTTCGTTCTACCAAGACGGCGCTTTATGCGATACACCTaacgaaacaataaatttaGTGAATGAATCTTTTGGTGAAAGTTGAATTGTCtagcaacatttttatactcttgcagcatgttgctacagaatataacagttttgttcatctaacgagttagatatagggatCAGAATGATGGGACGAAATAAAATTCAAGTgactgtttgtatgtatggcaAGTGATAACTTGAGTATAAATCGAGATAatcgtaatgaaacttggtacacgtgtgGCTTGACAAAACGAGTGAACGAGTTCGTAGAAGGGCGTAACTCTCAAGCCCTACAAGCTAACTACACAAATTCAAATAAtgttattaataacaaaaagcTCTGATAAGAGCTTTCACAATGCATGGCGGAACGCAGTGCATGCTGATTAGAATATGCTAACTGCTAAATAGTGAATCGCCGCGACAGTAAGCTTGCAAGAGCGGTAGTGATCACTATATTTCTCTCTGCAAGCAAGTTTGGAAGTGTGTTTAATGCTGTTTGCGTATAAAACTATTTAAGTTTGATTAATAGCATCAAAGCACTTAAAATGCTTTCAAGATTGCTAAATAGATACAATGCACTAGTCAGGCGTTCATTAAAATTAACAGCGTTTAGGGGATTTGCAGCGTCTATAGAGCCAACGCAGGTAGataatgattattattttattagtattaaGTGTTTATAAAGAAAGTATTGTGTTATAgaacttttatttcaaataaaattttgaaaaaattataaaatcagcAACAATTTGACTTTGTTTGCTCGCAATTTATAGATTCTTCATtcaatacattttaatttataggAAAATCAAGGAACTTCTACTTCGAACAATTGGGAAAATGCGCGTCCATATTCAGAATTACCAGGGCCaagcaaatatgaaattattcGTGGATTTTTGCCAGGAGGtaggaaattatatttatatgacaACTAATgcttaattttctaattttgcaAATGCCTTTCTCGATAACTTAATCCACCCAAgtatttttttagtacaaaagTTTAACGAAAttcgatatattttatttgcaaacaatgtactatatgtaaatacatatatattaacagCACATTTCCTCTCTATTTGCAGGAgtgtttcataaaaaaacatttattgaagGCATTTCAAGTTTGACACAAAAATATGGCGATGTCTATCGTTTTCCCGCCATGTTTGGCAAACCAGAATCAGTTATGAATCTTAATCCAAATGATTATCCAATAATATTTCGAAATGAGGGCATTTGGCCAGAACGACGTACTTTCGAATCCTTAGTTTATCATCGTAGAGTGCACAGAGCGGATTTCTTTCAAGGCGTGGATGGACTTTTGACCACgtatatttattgcaaatttaatttcttgaTACACGTAaccaatttttgaaaacaattctAGAACTGGCGAAGAATGGGGGAAAATACGTACCGCCGTTAATCCGGTTCTAATGCAACCTAAAAATGCCAGACTCTACTTAAACACGTTACTGGAAGTCAGCGATGAATTTCTCGAAAGGTTAAAccaatatttaattgttttttttttaagaaaagatTAATCTCAGTCTGAATTTGTTTTAGAATACGTCACATACGCGATCCTTTGACACTCGAAGTTCCCGATGACTTTCATGATGATATTAATCGCCTCACTTTAGAGAGCGTGGTGAGTATAGCGCTGAATACCCGTTTAGGAATGATACATAAAAATCGAGATAGTGCGGAAAGTAAAACACTTTTGAAAGAAATACGCAATTTTTTCGTATTATCGGAAGAGGTAGAAGTCAAACCATCTATTTGGAAGATTATCAAAACACCGAAGTTCCATCAACTGATGAAAACATTGGATACGCTTGTAGTTTTGTGCAACAAATATATCGATGAGGcactaaaacaaattaatttggaTAGTGAGGGTAAATTCACCTCAGAGGTGGGTAAGGAAAAGAGTGTTTTAGAGAAACTATTGAAAATTGATCGCAAAATTGCTGTGGTTATGGCCTTAGATATGATGATGGGCGGCGTCGACACAGTAAGTTCCCCACAATTCAATCATgtgattaagaaaatatttcaagtattATACTCTCGTTATCACAGACAAGTTCCACCTTAACGGGCATATTATTTTGCATCGCCAAAAATCCGGACAAACAACAGAAACTATTCGAGGAACTCAAAAGCATTCTACCAAATAAGGACTCTCGCTTAACTATAGAGAATATGCAAAATCTTCCCTATCTGCGTGCATGCATTAAGGAAGGTATGCGCTATCATCCCATTATTGTTGGTACTATGCGTCGCCTGCCGAACGATGTTGTGCTGAGTGGATATCGCATACCGGCCGGTACTGATGTTTCGGTTAGCTCCAATTTGCTGTTGCGTAATGAGAAGTTTGTGGTAGagccaaataaatatattccaGAGCGTTGGCTGCGTAACGACACAGAGGGTAACAAATATCAACTCAATAACCCTTTTCTATTCCTTCCATTCGGCTTCGGTCCACGTAGTTGCGTGGGCAAACGAATTGTGGACCTGGAATTGGAGGTGACCGTGGCACGTTTGGTGCGCAATTTCATGATAGAATTCAATTATTCTACGGATAACGCTTTCATACAGAAGCTCGTTTTCATACCTGGGATACCACTGAAGTTCAGATTCAAAGAAAGAAAGGAGTGAAGACCGGTGAATAATTTAATCCTACATTCATAAaatgataatattataaataaatgactctATTAGTAGAATAGTTTTGTTAGTTCTAACAAAGTGAATTAGGTGCTTAGAGTGATAAGTGTTTCCAACTTGTagaacatatatatattttaataaaatagtaatgggttccaaatatattttgaatttcaacaaatatttatagaaaaaaagtaaCTCGTGAAATATGTTCAATAGCAAGTAATATTCTCttgacatatatgtacatatatttactataaatatactatatatataagcGGCTTGAAAAATTATGGCGGTCCGGAAGGCTTCGTTGTGCCTTTTAGTACCgattttcatattaaataaattgcttttgACATTTATTATTTAGTGAGTTGTCGCTCTTTTAGTAGTTCTGGCTCTCagcaataatatatgtatatctcttattggttatttatatgtatatacatataatatgaaaATCAGCACTAAAAAGCACAACTAAGCCTTCCGAACCGCCATAACTTTTCAAGCCGCTTTTGATACCGAATGTGTGAATATCAATGCCTTTTTTATACCGAAAACATCGGTCAAtctatggaaaatattaatatcaatCAGAGAGCCTCTTTTCCTGCtaataataaattctatgtCAGAAATGTGTCACATCAGGTCAATATGAGACTTATACCTAGTAGTAAAGAAGTCCACTTCATTTCCACTTGACTTTTAACCGTCTATATCGCTCAAAATGTGAGTGATCTTAACAAAATTCATGGAACCTCTTCCCATGGTAACCGACTGTTTTTAATTAAAGCGCATATTATTTGGTAATAGTAACTCGAGATGCCAAAAATGGATGGGATCAATACTACTCATAACTCACCATAAAGTGATTTCATCGATTTTAAGTTAAATTCAAACAGTTTGCTTAGGTCAATATGCAATATAGTCATCTTGCTGCGGGAGCGTGATCTTTTAAAATAGAATATTTGGTTACAGCCAAACTTAgtctttccttacttgttaaatccTCAAAAGGGTTCCACGAAGTTTAAACACCGACAAGGAAACGATGAAGACtctataataaaaacatacatatgtaaataaatgagaCGAGTCTATTATACATGCCCGTCTATCCATCTGTTTGTATAGACGCGacctagtccctcagtttttgagaagtccgtctgaaaatttgcacacgtcgttttcttcccaagaagctggTCATTTGTTGGCGccaatatagtatattatataaccgccatacaaactgaacgatcggaatgaagttcttgtatggaaaacgttttaaTTTGGCGAGATATATTCAAGATTCTGGCATGGGCTACTGTCTAATACATCGATGCAAAGTTGCCATTTAAACTGGCAAAATCTAGTccttgtaaggaatcttttgtattttggAAGGGTAACATAGCTTTGGTGCAACGGTAGTTAACTGGTTTTCTTTCACTCGCAGTCAAAACAGAACGACAACTCCGATTCGTTTTTAACAGTAGTCATCTAGTGTACGAGAATTCACTTTTTCTTCTCATTTGCAGACAGCGCTTACGCTGTATAACAGCGCAATTGGAAAATCCAAgattggaggtcttcctcttcctatgcTTCCACCGGCGAGTACTACATCGAATACTCtcaatacaagtatataatacCCATAAatcgactcatcagctgttgtcatcgtccacccctctgcaccatatagcaggacgtggATGGTGAGTGAATGAGAAAATgctctttgttcgtcgagaaaatactttacttctcaattgcctacccaATCGGAAGTAACATcggttagcaagagttattcagcgttagatttcgagactggcgttgttgttggtgttaatgctggttccaagatcaACGAAATGATCTACGTCTTCGAAGGTAtcactgtcaacagtgacgttggaGCCAGGTCGCTTATGCGACAACTGTTTGCTTGATGTCAGGAGATACGTAATAGTAAATTTTTCTTGAGATAGTGTGGCCATCGGACGGTATGTATATTACAATAAGGGTATTATATTAAGGAAATTCTCTTAAGAAATATTTGTACCgaacacatttttttcgaaactcatgccgcaatttttttaataattttaatataaaacaagtaaggaagggctaagtccGGCTGTAGCCGAACATTATATACCCTTGTAATTTACAAGGATTAAGCCCTCAGCTGCATATGGCTTGTTAGTGATATGGGGTCTAGAGCAAGTTTTTACCCgtcatcaagatatctaaatttttctgcaagt
The sequence above is drawn from the Bactrocera tryoni isolate S06 chromosome 1, CSIRO_BtryS06_freeze2, whole genome shotgun sequence genome and encodes:
- the LOC120777482 gene encoding probable cytochrome P450 12e1, mitochondrial, with translation MLSRLLNRYNALVRRSLKLTAFRGFAASIEPTQENQGTSTSNNWENARPYSELPGPSKYEIIRGFLPGGVFHKKTFIEGISSLTQKYGDVYRFPAMFGKPESVMNLNPNDYPIIFRNEGIWPERRTFESLVYHRRVHRADFFQGVDGLLTTTGEEWGKIRTAVNPVLMQPKNARLYLNTLLEVSDEFLERIRHIRDPLTLEVPDDFHDDINRLTLESVVSIALNTRLGMIHKNRDSAESKTLLKEIRNFFVLSEEVEVKPSIWKIIKTPKFHQLMKTLDTLVVLCNKYIDEALKQINLDSEGKFTSEVGKEKSVLEKLLKIDRKIAVVMALDMMMGGVDTTSSTLTGILFCIAKNPDKQQKLFEELKSILPNKDSRLTIENMQNLPYLRACIKEGMRYHPIIVGTMRRLPNDVVLSGYRIPAGTDVSVSSNLLLRNEKFVVEPNKYIPERWLRNDTEGNKYQLNNPFLFLPFGFGPRSCVGKRIVDLELEVTVARLVRNFMIEFNYSTDNAFIQKLVFIPGIPLKFRFKERKE